The Aspergillus flavus chromosome 6, complete sequence nucleotide sequence GACTGGCGTAGTTGAAAGCCGGCCTGCTCATGGAAGGCGACATCGGACCTTTGTGTCGGAACCCTCAGAGCGAGGGCGGGAAAAGCGAAAATTTTGATATACCTTTTTCATAGACATTTATTATAAACAGTTTAATAATAAGGGAAATCCCGCAATTTCACACTACTCCCCTGGCTCATGTAACAACCAATATGGAGGTAGTAGTCTGGACTACAGCTCAAGACCCATATTTGCAATACAGTAGACGTCTTCACCAGTCAAGATATTTTCCCAGCCATGTTAGATCTAACAAAATATCGAAATCACACATACAACACACCCAAGAGGCCCCAAAAGTCTCAATCAACAATTCATTCTTGAAAGGAAGGGGTTCGTCCCACTTATTAAAAGGAGGGAAGACGCTCTCCCAGGCTTGCTGGTTCAGCACAAACACGCCCTATTGTGCTCCGGCTGCTCAATACCAGAACGTTTAGAACTACAGTTTTACTTCTGGCTTGGCAGTATGGTAAGATAGTTAAGCACGAAATCAGGCAAACCATGATGAAGCATGATTTTatattgaatatattagCATAGAGCCGTAGAGGTGTTAATGTATTGGTAACTCTGCAAAAtatgaagatatataatagagattacGAAGAGAACTCTAGTCTCTGTTAGTTGTGGCATGAAGCAATACAATTTTAAAAGTAACAAATGATGGTGTGATCTAGCTAGAATTTAAATGTGAAATGTACAACATCTAATTCAACTATTAGTCCTCATATACCGGCTAAAGTCTTTCACATTCCTAATTCCTCTTTGCAGTTGGGAGTACATCCTGGTCTAATATAAACAGATCACATCACACGCCTTGCCGCGTGTTAACACAGATTTGACTTTAATATCCATATACGTCCATAAATCTAAGCTTGACCGGCAAGACATGTCTCTGAATGAAATGCCGTTATAGCAATGATCGGCATTGGGTCTGAGGGCGTGTCTTCTAAGCGAAATGTTAATATCAACTATcacaataaaaaaaaagaaatctctTGCCAATCTGGCGGTCAAGATAAATTTCAAAGTTAGTCAACTTGGTGAAATTGTATTTTAGCATGCAGTATACTGAAACCCTTCTGAGGTATATAATGTGCATGTCCCTATTTCTGTAAAGTGATTGACCGCGAAATTCTGGTAtcttactccgtatactgATCTGAAAATCTGTATCTTTCACTCAGCCAGTCCATGTTCCCGTCTCATGGGTAGCGTGCTAATGGGAACATCCTAATAAGATATTCAATTCCCCTTAATATAGGTCTTCGGTTCAGCAAAGAATCCCTCGATTAGTGGAAGATCAAGATGAGTATAGTAGTAGGTATACTATTTTGATCCCTAGTTCACGCCACATCTGCTGAATATATTCGAAATTATCCTTGAAAGATACCGGAGAGAATGAGACAGACAATATATCACTGATGCCGATAAATCGGGAGATCTGAGTTAGGGTTCCACCAAGTGGAGACCATGCGCTTATCGCATCTAGATTCATCAACAAAGACCTGACGATACAATTTGATATGCTTCGGACTATGACCGAGGTGGAATTTGGCCGATCACCTCCGTACTGAGCCCCGCCAGATCGGAGGATCTCGAAGGCTGAAGCCCAGAAATTAAACAAAAATCGGGACGGGTCCGGCAGTTCTCAGCCGATCTGCTGGTCTAGCCAAGACTTATGGATACAATGATCCACATAGACTAGGGCGGTTGATCCTGGGAGTTCCTGAAAAGACCCCAGAGGGTACTGTGGACGTGATGAATTGTAGCAACCGGTGCTGTGTTGAGAGAGGCCTTGAACCTTAAACGCTAAGCGAGGGTTTTTCTGAACCTGCCGTGCCACAGTGTGGATGCGACTACTATTGTACAAGATCGACACGGCTCGCCCGATTGAGATAAATACAGAAGACCCGTCGGATCGCGTGACCTCATGCCCTACGCAGTATTTATTAACCCTGCGGGGCCATGATTTGTCTCTAGACTACTTGTTGGAAAAATATTCTAGCTAGAATCGTACGCATAACGACACCATGCACACCGCAGACACTGTAGAAGCTGTCAAGGCCCCGGCCATCCAAGTGGTAGAAGAACGAAAACCTGATCCAGATCGTGCCATTCTCGAATCGCTTCGCCACACGGTATATGCCTGCTCTTCGGTCCAGCGAATACACGGGGGATTTTTGAATGCGACATACCGAGGATCCCTAATCAAACCACTGCAGAATGGGATGCGCACTGTAATCATCAAGCATAGCGAAGAGAAGGACAGCAAAGCCCCGCAATTGACGTTATCCCTAACTCGATGCGTACGTTCCATTCACAGATTTTATTACCCAAATTCCAGAGCGGAGTTACAATTAAtgtggctttcttttctagcTTACGGAACAGGCCATTCTCAGAGGACTCGGGAGTACCCCATCTCAACAAGTGCAGCATAAGCAGATAACGATCCAAGTTCCccaaatatatcaatatcttcctgACGATCATACGCAAATCTTCGAAGACTTTTCCAAAAATGGCACACTGCATGAGTTCCTGACAGTGGGTGCTGGAGAGCGCATCACTGCATCGACCGCCGTGGCCCTGGGTGAGGCCCTGGGGAGCTGGCTGTCCCGCTTCCACGCCTGGTCGAAGACCCAGGTGGATACAGATTTGTGGAGCACCGTTGAACAGAACAGCAATGGTTTCGACAAAAATCTAAGAGACTTCCGAATTAATAAGCTTCTGGCAATCCAAGCGCAGTGCAAGTCGGAGCAACTAGGACACTACGCGGCGCTGATGCACTCACGAGAGTTTGGACGGAAGGACACGATAGTTCATGGTGACTTTTCAACCAGAAAGTGAGTTTCTGGCCGACCAGATATATAGCAATTGTTCGATGCTAACGGACGCCAAACAGCATCCTGATTCAAAACCCATCGTCCAttgacaaggagaaaaaCACGTCCCTGGCAGTCATCGACTGGGAGGCATGCTGCTTGGGAGACTACACACGAGACCTGGCCGAAATAGTAGCTGACCTGTATATGCAAACCATTTTATATGGCTCCCAGATTGCACATTCGTTGATCCAGGGCTTCATCAGTGCCTATCCACCCCTTGACGAGGAAGCGGCCTATCGGACCGTGGCGCAAATTGGGGAGAACTTCTTTTACTGGAATGTATATGCCCCTACTTGTACAGACGAGCAGGAATCAGAATTGATGCAGCTCGGCACAGACCTGATTTGCAAGGGCGTAACAAGAGACCGTGAGGGGATCAAAACAACATTCTTTGAGTTCCTTTTCCGGTCTGCTTAGTTTTCCCTCTGGAGATAGTATTCATGGCagaaggacaaggtcaaCGCTTGAGGAGATGGATGAGAGGGGAGAGGTGTGATCGTTATCCATTAGGATAGTTGCCGATAGCTACACCTTGGCGTCGCTTAATCcaagaagtagaagaagaaggaggaggaggagagggaaaaaaagaagaagaagaagaagaagaagaagaagaggaagaggaagaaaaagaaaatacaaaaacATACCACAGGAAGGGGTCACCTGACTACGACTTAACAACGACGATTCCACCTTAGGCGAAATTGGGACACACAATGCACGGAGTAGTAGTCAGGTGGACAAGAGTGTTTTATTGGTGTTTGGCTCTCAGCTCAGGCAAGGCTACAGCAAGGCGACAGGCAAGGCAGTACCTAAACTAGCATCCCAACGAACTCAGCCAGCGGCGTGGTCAGTGGCTAGCCAACGTAAAGAGCCTCAGTTTTGAAGGCCCTGCCTGCAACTGCAGACGATAAAAGACTGGCATACGCCATTCTCAGCAAGGTGGCTGTGTTGATGGATGAGCTACCTTATTGGCTGTCAGCCTTTGCCCAACTCATCCTTTCCTGCCTTCGATACATTAAATCCCGAAGCACAGGGTAGTTTAAGCAGAAAATAAAGGTTGGCTAAGTTTTGTCTATGTTGCTGCAACTCGTTTGTTCACTTTAGCAGGAAACTAACAGAGAATGTCATCCCAAGCGACCCCCCTTCCTCTCTGGGAGGCCCAGCGATCACCGGTAAAGAAGAGTAATCACTCCCCAGACCTCCTCTCGTAGGGCATCCAGCAAATAAGGCTCTAATTCTCTGTGAAGTTGAAGACTACCGAGCAGGGTATCCCAGATACATTGCACTTCTCTCATCTCATAGTCCACATTCCTATGCAGATCTTTCAACCGCCTTCGAGCTCGAGTCCTCCTGCTGAAGCAGGACAGGCTGTCGCTCCTGGAACATAAACTAGATAAGCTTGACCAGGAAGAATCCCGTGATTTATATCTTGGTCGCAGCCGGAACGATAAAAACTTAGAGCGAGTTACCACGCTAGCTGAGATTGATTCTTGTCTTATGGATTACGGTAACTACTCTGGTTTAATGATATCAAACTTGCCTAAGATCGTGACGTGGCTTCTTAGATAACTACCTTGAGCGGACACGCCGCACATTGGCACTTGGACCCCCATCCCAGAGAGAGACTCAGGCTCT carries:
- a CDS encoding kinase-like domain-containing protein, translating into MHTADTVEAVKAPAIQVVEERKPDPDRAILESLRHTVYACSSVQRIHGGFLNATYRGSLIKPLQNGMRTVIIKHSEEKDSKAPQLTLSLTRCLTEQAILRGLGSTPSQQVQHKQITIQVPQIYQYLPDDHTQIFEDFSKNGTLHEFLTVGAGERITASTAVALGEALGSWLSRFHAWSKTQVDTDLWSTVEQNSNGFDKNLRDFRINKLLAIQAQCKSEQLGHYAALMHSREFGRKDTIVHGDFSTRNILIQNPSSIDKEKNTSLAVIDWEACCLGDYTRDLAEIVADLYMQTILYGSQIAHSLIQGFISAYPPLDEEAAYRTVAQIGENFFYWNVYAPTCTDEQESELMQLGTDLICKGVTRDREGIKTTFFEFLFRSA